The nucleotide sequence AACCCTCGGGATCATCTATGCCACGCCTTGTCGCCGGTTCGCCGGCCCTGGTCCTCGTCACGGTCTGCATCGCCCAGTTCATGGCCCCCTTCATGCTCACCTCGGTGGGCGTGGCCCTGCCGTCGCTGGGCCGCGAGCTCGGGGCCTCGGCCATGCAGCTCGGGCTCATCGAACAGCTCTACGTCGTCTCCCTGGCCATGGGCATGCTGGCCTTCGGGCGCTACGGCGACATCGTGGGCCAGCGCCGGGTGCTTTTGCCGGGCCTGGCCCTGTTCACGGCCCTGACCTGTTCCCTGGGGTTCACCCGCTCCGTGGACATGGTGCTCGTCCAACGCTTTTTCCAGGGCATCGGGGCCTGCATGATGCTGTCCGGGTCCCTGGCCCTGGTGGCGGCCGCCTATCCGCCCGCGCTGCGCGGCCGCAAGATCGGCCTCGTTTCGGCCTGCACCTACGCCGGCCTGTCCGTGGGGCCGGTGCTCGGCGGCTACGTGACCGGGCATTTCGGCTGGCGCTACGTGTTCCTGATGTCCGCCCCCCTGGGGCTCGCGGCCACGGCCATGTGCCTGTTCGGCATGCGCGAGGGCCCGAAAAACGCCTCGGGCGAGCGCATGGACTGGCGCGGCGGGGCCTTTTACGCCGCCAGCGTCGGGCTTTTCATGCTGGGGGCGGCCCATGCCCGGGAGATTCCCCTGGGGCCGGCCATGCTCGGCGGCGGGCTGCTCGGCCTCGCGATCTTCTTGCGCCTCCAGGCCCGCACGCGCTGCCCCCTGCTGGACATGCGCCTTTTGGCCAACAACCGCTTCTTCACCTTCAGTTGCCTGGCGGCGCTCGGCAACTACGCCGCCACCTTCGGCATCACCTTTCTCATGAGCCTGTACCTGCAATACGCCAAGGGCCTGCCGCCGCGCACGGCCGGGTTCGTGCTGCTGTTCCAGCCCATCCTGCAGGTGGTGGCCTCGCCCATCGCCGGCCGGCTGACCGAGCGTTTCGCCGCCGAAAAGCTGGCCACGGCCGGCATGCTCGTCAGCTGCGCCGGGCTGCTGGCGGCGGCGGCCACGGTCAGCGCCGCCACGCCCATCTGGCTGCTCGTCGTGCTCTTGATGTTCATCGGCCTGGGGTTCGGCATCTTCATCACGCCCAATTCCACGGCCATCATGGGCAGCGTGCCCAAGCGCCAGTTCGGCCTGGCCTCGGGCATGATCGCGGCCATGCGCACGCTGGGTATGGCCGTGTCCATGACCACGGTGACGCTGATCTTTTCGCTGCTCATGGGCGACGCGACCATCACGGCCGAGACGCTGCCGGCCTTTCTGACCAGCCTGCGCCTGGGCCTTGGGGCCTTCGCCGTCTTTTCGTGCCTGGGGGTGATTTTGTCGTTTTGGCGGGGCAAGAGGCAGGGCGGCGACGTTCCGCCGCCGGGAAGGGCCTGCCCCTCCCCGGACGACGGCGGCAAACGGGCCGCACCTACTTGTAATAAATCTTGATCTCGTTGGTCCCGGGCATGGGGTTGCCCGGGGTGGGGCGGCCGGCGGTGATGACCACCGGTTCGCCGGCGGGCAGGTCTGGGCAGTCGCGCACGAACTGCTCCACGCGGGCGATGTGGTCGCCGCCCGTGCCGTCCATCAGGCGCGGCCGTACGCCCCAGGCGAAATTGAGGAAGCGCAGCACGCGCGGGTCGGGGGTCAGGCCGAAGATCTGCTGGCGCGGCCGGCGGCTGGAGGTGATCCGGGCGTTGTAGCCGCTTAGGGTATGGCAGACGATGGCCTTGCCTTCCATGTTGTCGGCGATCAGGCAGGCCGAATAGGCCACGAACTTGCCCGGGTTTTTCTCCCGCTTGGGGGCGTAGGGCGCGGAAATGCGCTCCAGGTAGTATTCCAGGGCGTTGTCGGAAATCTCCCGCATCACCCGCACCGTCTCCACCACATGGTCGCCCACGGCCGTTTCTTCGGACAGCATCACGCAGTCCGCGCCGTCCAGGATGGCATTGGCCACGTCGGTCGATTCCGCCCGGGTCGGGATGGGGTTTTTGACCATGGACAGCAGCATCTGCGTGGCCACGATGACCGGCCGCTGGGCATGGCGGCAGGCCCGGATGATCTTTTTCTGGATGATGGGCAGTTGCGGGATGGGGCATTCCAGGCCCAGGTCGCCGCGGGCCACCATGACCGCGTCCGTGACCTTCAGGATCTCGTCGAGGTTGTCCACGGCGTTTTGCCGTTCGAGCTTGGACACCACCGGCAGCCACACGCCGTGCTTTTTGATCTCGTCCTTGGTCATGACCACGTCGCCGGCGTTTTGCACGAAGGAGATGGCCACGGCGTCCACGCCCACGTCGATGCCCTCGTGGAGGTCCTTCACGTCCTTTTGCGTCAGCGCCGGCAGCGGATGGTGCTTGCCCGGGAAGGCGATGCCCTTGTTGGAGGATAAAAGCCCGGCGTTTTGGGCCTCGATCTCGTAGAGCCGGTCGGCCTTGAGCTCCCGGGTGACGTGGAACTGGAGCAGGCCGTCGCTCAAATTGACCGGCATGCCCACGCGCAGCCCGGCCAGCAGCTCGGGCATGTCCAGGGAAACGAACACCCGTTCGTCCTTGTCCGGGTCGGGCCGCTCGTCGGGCAGGCCCAGCAGCAGGCTCTCGCCCTTGCCCACGGTGCGCGGCGACCCGGACACCTCGCCGATGCGGGTTTTCGGGCCGCACAGGTCGGCCAGGGCCGTCAGCGGAATGCCGAACTCGCCCTCCAGCGACCGGATGGTCTTGATGACGGGCTCGAAATAGGCCGCGTCGGCATGGGAGAAGTTGAGACGGAAAATGCGCACGCCGTGCCGCACCATTTCGCGCATGGTTTCGGGCTTGAGCGACGCGGGACCCAGGGTGGCCACGATCTTGGTCTGCATGTAGCTGCCTCCACGGACATATCCGGCAAGCCGCCCACCCCGACGGGGGAAAAAGCGGATGCATGCCGGACGGGTTTGGGATAGGCTAATCCCCGGCTGGTTGCCGTTTCGCGGCAAGTCCCTGTCTATCGGGGGCGCGCGTTTTGGACAAGGCCGAAGGCACGCCGCAAGGAGGAAAACGTTTCATGGGCAACGACACCGAACACACCCGCAAAAGCGGGGCCGGAACCTGCAAGGAATCCCGCCCGGACCGGGACCCCTGCTTTCCGCCCGCGTCCTTCATCACCTTCATCCTGTCCCTGGCCCAGTCGGCCATGGTGCTCATGGGCGAAGCCCCGGACCCCGAGTCGGGCGAATACATGCAGAACCTGCCCCAGGCCAAGCACACCATCGACATCCTGGCCATGCTCGACTGCAAGACGCGCGGCAACCTCGGCAACGAGGAGCGCGACGTGCTCGAAAACATCCTGTGCGAATTGCGCATGGCCTACGTCAAAAAACAATAACACTCCCGGAGACCGCCGTGCAAACCATTCCCGTCGGCCTGGTGGGCGTTACGGGCTACACCGGCATGGAACTGGCCCGGATCCTGGCCGTCCATCCCGTCCTCAAGCTCGTGCGCGCCACCTCGCGCACCGAGGCCGGCAAGCCGCTCTGTGCCCTCTATCCCTTCCTCCAGGGATTCATGGCCGGCGACGTGCGCCTGACCGAGCCCGAGGCCGCCGACCTGGCCGCCTCCTGCAAGCTGGTCTTCCTGGCCGTGCCCCACGGCGCGGCCATGGACTATGCCGCCGAACTGCTGGCCGCCGGCCTTTCGGTCGTGGACCTGTCCGCCGACTTCCGCCTGGCCGACAAGGACGTCTACGCCGCCTGGTACGGCCTGGACCATCGCCATCCGCACCTGTTGGCCGAGGCCGTCTACGGCCTGCCCGAGCTCTACGGCCCGGCCATCAAGAAGGCCAAACTCGTGGCCAACCCCGGCTGCTACCCGACCTCCGTCATCCTGGGGCTGGCCCCGGCCCTGGCCGCCGGGCTGGTGGAGACCGACGGCATCGTGGCCGACAGCAAGTCCGGCGCCTCGGGGGCCGGGCGCAAGGCCGCCGTGCCCACGCTTTTCTGCGAGGTCCACGACACGTTTCGGGCCTACAACCTGGGCAAGCACCGCCACACGCCGGAGATCGAACAGGAACTCGCGAAAATCGCCGGCGCGGGCATCACCGTGTCCTTCAATCCGCACCTGCTGCCCATCGACCGGGGCATCCTCTCCACCATCTACACGCGCCTGACGCGGGACGCCTCGGTGGAAGAAATCCACGCCCTGTACGCCAAGCACTACGCCGACAAGTTCTGGGTGCGCGTGCTGCCGCTGGGCAAGCTGCCGGAGACGCGCTTCGTGCGCGGCACCATGTTCTGCGATATCGGCCTGGTGGTCGACCCGCGCACGGGCCGGCTGATCATCGTCTCGGCCATCGACAACCTCTGCCGGGGCGCCTCGGGCCAGGCCGTGGCCTGCGCCAACCTCATGACCGGCCTGCCCCCGGACACCGGCCTGCATCTGGCGCCGCTGATGCCCTAAGGCGAAGGCGAAAGCGACCATCGCGAGGAACAATGACACTCGACAATGTGCGCAAGCTCTTTGAGCGCATCCAGCACGACAAGGCACTGCGGGACAAGCTCTACAAGGCCGACGGCCAGGCCGGCCGCGAGGCCGCGCTGCGCGAGGAAAAGCTGTATTTTACCGACGCCGAGTTCGAGGAAATGGACGACGTGCTCCACGTCAAGTGCCAGACCCAGGAAGAGGCCGAGCGCTTTTTCGAATTCCGTAACTGGTGGAACTTCCTCCGCCGTACCTGAAAGGAACCGCTGTGACCGAGATCCCGCTTCCCCAATGTGCCTTGTGCCCTTTCGATTGGTCCGAACGCTTCTGCCGCAAGGGCAAGGGCAAGGCCCCCAAGGGCTGCCCGTCGCTGACCATGCGCGACGTGGGCAAAGACGCCCTTTCGCGCACGACCTCGCCGCAACTCGGTCCGTTCGCCAAGGCGGCCTCGCTCCAGGAGGCGGCCTGCTACACCGGGCGCGAGGCCGGTTACGAGGCCCTGCACACGGTCAAGCCCCGCATCGTCGAGATCGTGGAATTCGCCCGGCGCATGGGCTACACCCGCCTGGGCCTGGTATTTTGCGTGGGTCTTCGCAAGGAAGCGGCCGTGGTGCACGAGATCCTGGCCACGAACGGCTTCGAGGTCGCCTCGGTCTCCTGCAAGGTCGGCGGCGTGTCCAAATCGGTCCTCGGCATCGAGCCGGCCGACCAGGTCGATCCGGGGGCCGGCCACGAGACCATGTGCAATCCGGTCCTGCAGGCCCTGGTCGTCAACATGGCGAAAACGGACTTCAATGTCCTTTTAGGCCTTTGCGTCGGCCATGACTCGCTTTTCTTCAAGCACGCCGAGGCCATGGGCACGGTGCTCGCCGTCAAGGACCGGGTGCTGGGCCACAACCCCCTGGCCGCCATCCACCAGTACGACAGCTACTACCGGTACCTCAAAAAACCCTTGCCCTGAGGCCGCAACCCGCAATCCCTCCCGGGCGCCGACGGGCACCGGACGAACGAGGCCGCGCCCGCCATGGACAACCTCTTCTGGTACAGCGAAACGACGGTCATGGCCCTGCTGGGCCTGCCGACACTGGCGTATCTCGTGTACGCCTACCGCCGGAACGCGCCGCCCATCCAGAACCTCTCGGAGACCATCGCCAACTACGGCCTGTTCAATTCGCTCTATTCCATCTTCCTCAGCATGGCCCTGGTCACGCTGCTCGTGAACTTCAACACCGTCCAGGACGACACGCGCAAGGAATCCGAGGCCATCGTGTCCACGGCCAGGCTGCTCAACGGCCTGGCCGACGCGGCGGCCATGAAACAGGCCCTTGTCGCCTACGCCCAAAGCGTCGTGACGTATGACCTGCCGGCCTTGCAGCAAGGAAGGATGTCGCCCCAGGCCTCCGAGGCCTTCGACGCCCTGTGGAACGAGGCCTACCGGATCCGGCAGGCCTCGAAGAACGAGGAAGCCGTCCACCATCTGGTGCTCGGGGAACTGAGCGACATGACCAAAAGCCGGCTGACGCGGCGGATAAAGGCCAAGGAGAACCTGCATCCGATGATTCTCGCGCTCATCGTGCTGGGCTATTACGTCATGCTCATCAAGACGTGGCTCACGCGCCTGCCCGACCGCAAGACGCAACTCACCTTCGAATTGCCCATGTTCGTCATCATCATCCTGGTCGTCACGGTCATCATGGACCTCAACACGCCGTTTGTCGGCATCGTCAACATCGACACCTCGGCCTTCGACTACGCCTTGCAGCGGGCGACGACCCTGGCGGCCGCCCCTCGCCCCTGACCGCCCCCTTTCGGGGAGGTCCAGGAGGGGATCATCCCCTCCTGGCCGCCGGAGGCGTCTTCTCTTCCTTCTCCCCCTCCCCGACTCACGGTTCGCTTAAGGACTCGTGCAATCCCCGGATGATCGGATCGAGCAGGTAACTCGCCACCCGGCGCTTGCCCACGAGGATTTCGGCCGTAAGCGTCATGCCGGGCAGCAGGCGGAATTCCGGGCCGACGTCGCGCAGTTTCGTGCGCGTCAGGCGGATGCGCGCCTTGTAGTGCACGCCGCCCTCCTCGTCCTCGCCGCCGACCGGGGCGTTTTCGGAAACAAAGGCGTCGGGGCTGACCATGCGCACCACGCCGTCGACAAAGCCGTGCCGCTGGAAGGGATAGGCGGCGAGCTTGAGGCGCGCCGCATCGCCCTCGCGGATATGCCCGATGTCCCTGGCCGCGATCTCCACCTCGGCCTCCAGGGCGTCCGGGCCGTCGCCGATGGGC is from Solidesulfovibrio sp. and encodes:
- a CDS encoding MFS transporter; this translates as MPRLVAGSPALVLVTVCIAQFMAPFMLTSVGVALPSLGRELGASAMQLGLIEQLYVVSLAMGMLAFGRYGDIVGQRRVLLPGLALFTALTCSLGFTRSVDMVLVQRFFQGIGACMMLSGSLALVAAAYPPALRGRKIGLVSACTYAGLSVGPVLGGYVTGHFGWRYVFLMSAPLGLAATAMCLFGMREGPKNASGERMDWRGGAFYAASVGLFMLGAAHAREIPLGPAMLGGGLLGLAIFLRLQARTRCPLLDMRLLANNRFFTFSCLAALGNYAATFGITFLMSLYLQYAKGLPPRTAGFVLLFQPILQVVASPIAGRLTERFAAEKLATAGMLVSCAGLLAAAATVSAATPIWLLVVLLMFIGLGFGIFITPNSTAIMGSVPKRQFGLASGMIAAMRTLGMAVSMTTVTLIFSLLMGDATITAETLPAFLTSLRLGLGAFAVFSCLGVILSFWRGKRQGGDVPPPGRACPSPDDGGKRAAPTCNKS
- the pyk gene encoding pyruvate kinase — protein: MQTKIVATLGPASLKPETMREMVRHGVRIFRLNFSHADAAYFEPVIKTIRSLEGEFGIPLTALADLCGPKTRIGEVSGSPRTVGKGESLLLGLPDERPDPDKDERVFVSLDMPELLAGLRVGMPVNLSDGLLQFHVTRELKADRLYEIEAQNAGLLSSNKGIAFPGKHHPLPALTQKDVKDLHEGIDVGVDAVAISFVQNAGDVVMTKDEIKKHGVWLPVVSKLERQNAVDNLDEILKVTDAVMVARGDLGLECPIPQLPIIQKKIIRACRHAQRPVIVATQMLLSMVKNPIPTRAESTDVANAILDGADCVMLSEETAVGDHVVETVRVMREISDNALEYYLERISAPYAPKREKNPGKFVAYSACLIADNMEGKAIVCHTLSGYNARITSSRRPRQQIFGLTPDPRVLRFLNFAWGVRPRLMDGTGGDHIARVEQFVRDCPDLPAGEPVVITAGRPTPGNPMPGTNEIKIYYK
- a CDS encoding DUF1844 domain-containing protein; the encoded protein is MGNDTEHTRKSGAGTCKESRPDRDPCFPPASFITFILSLAQSAMVLMGEAPDPESGEYMQNLPQAKHTIDILAMLDCKTRGNLGNEERDVLENILCELRMAYVKKQ
- the argC gene encoding N-acetyl-gamma-glutamyl-phosphate reductase; its protein translation is MQTIPVGLVGVTGYTGMELARILAVHPVLKLVRATSRTEAGKPLCALYPFLQGFMAGDVRLTEPEAADLAASCKLVFLAVPHGAAMDYAAELLAAGLSVVDLSADFRLADKDVYAAWYGLDHRHPHLLAEAVYGLPELYGPAIKKAKLVANPGCYPTSVILGLAPALAAGLVETDGIVADSKSGASGAGRKAAVPTLFCEVHDTFRAYNLGKHRHTPEIEQELAKIAGAGITVSFNPHLLPIDRGILSTIYTRLTRDASVEEIHALYAKHYADKFWVRVLPLGKLPETRFVRGTMFCDIGLVVDPRTGRLIIVSAIDNLCRGASGQAVACANLMTGLPPDTGLHLAPLMP
- a CDS encoding Nif11 family protein, which encodes MTLDNVRKLFERIQHDKALRDKLYKADGQAGREAALREEKLYFTDAEFEEMDDVLHVKCQTQEEAERFFEFRNWWNFLRRT
- a CDS encoding DUF1847 domain-containing protein; the protein is MTEIPLPQCALCPFDWSERFCRKGKGKAPKGCPSLTMRDVGKDALSRTTSPQLGPFAKAASLQEAACYTGREAGYEALHTVKPRIVEIVEFARRMGYTRLGLVFCVGLRKEAAVVHEILATNGFEVASVSCKVGGVSKSVLGIEPADQVDPGAGHETMCNPVLQALVVNMAKTDFNVLLGLCVGHDSLFFKHAEAMGTVLAVKDRVLGHNPLAAIHQYDSYYRYLKKPLP
- a CDS encoding DUF4239 domain-containing protein, producing the protein MDNLFWYSETTVMALLGLPTLAYLVYAYRRNAPPIQNLSETIANYGLFNSLYSIFLSMALVTLLVNFNTVQDDTRKESEAIVSTARLLNGLADAAAMKQALVAYAQSVVTYDLPALQQGRMSPQASEAFDALWNEAYRIRQASKNEEAVHHLVLGELSDMTKSRLTRRIKAKENLHPMILALIVLGYYVMLIKTWLTRLPDRKTQLTFELPMFVIIILVVTVIMDLNTPFVGIVNIDTSAFDYALQRATTLAAAPRP